Proteins encoded by one window of Candidatus Nitrosocosmicus hydrocola:
- a CDS encoding HD domain-containing protein, whose translation MTVEGDSTIKSKKKWTFNLSHYDYAAYFFIALSFASMISTGIFAIPLLSDLFLNDKFDWNKDWTNLLFSITSALGCIWGLMAHTQFEMGTKLIRDTWYASRKLDPLIGEYDCETLNPETNQSEEGYAYHRLVDFWDRENEVPHWLDKGKYWKLFLELQKINKNVKLLVVKDASLSFNKGKGNVTVIIRYINNTDSTARNKNSLNNIATAVFKVMIPQWLVLNTEYKRFNMFSQAEINTITSKISDVNKNIPQIINEILFKEKPVLKNSGNILASFYTYLNKSLPIRIVYNKAKDILPGAKKRQIQYTNENLSSLTLDYLIESILIKSKAVGMDELSLAKLYTLTEFLKKEYDKLGLGEGSSEYHNFHHSLEVAYMSLNMLPKEIHGYTLTSKDFEVVVVAALLHDYDPVIGTSHYELKYSRVPTVPSTIVELKRRRIHDAYFMMTNDEFIRFFRKYESPLLPAKEFATTHPEMLRDRKVNVESKIVEALIWRTDYPFNENAYNNFNQLLKEIDNGEISVEKINLIAEILSLSDLSVTYLSSDPLLAWNRVVKLYEELDFPIVEAVSRTDRFLSLFSEGSLFKEIITRKNFPDVFRQKWDNVYQFFHEGNPANKINNLILEAKTKYEKINMDVKTSNCDFLINNALKKRNEYFIGIVKDKLEIINTQTKLSGIQVNNLEILPGNSENILPFIKDKSVDNFIVTIFYDKSRKTANKERILKNLLHSYSSKLNQGGTIQIVVDDNTDFENIIALIPDHDYKILESSDMILPDAGSSANPSDIKRRIRVITIQNLHQNNNDN comes from the coding sequence TTGACTGTAGAAGGTGATTCTACTATAAAGTCTAAGAAAAAATGGACATTTAATCTATCTCACTATGATTATGCTGCATATTTTTTTATTGCTTTGTCTTTTGCCTCTATGATTAGCACTGGTATTTTTGCCATTCCACTATTGTCCGATCTTTTTTTGAATGACAAATTTGATTGGAACAAGGATTGGACGAATTTGTTATTTTCGATTACTAGTGCATTGGGATGTATATGGGGTCTCATGGCGCACACGCAGTTTGAGATGGGCACTAAATTGATCAGAGATACATGGTACGCTAGTCGTAAATTGGACCCACTCATTGGAGAATATGATTGCGAAACTCTGAATCCAGAAACTAATCAATCAGAAGAAGGTTATGCATATCACCGTTTGGTAGATTTTTGGGACAGAGAAAACGAGGTACCACATTGGCTCGATAAAGGTAAATACTGGAAGTTGTTTTTAGAGTTACAAAAAATAAATAAGAATGTAAAATTGCTGGTAGTAAAGGATGCTAGCCTTTCATTTAATAAAGGGAAAGGGAACGTGACCGTAATAATCCGATATATCAATAATACAGATTCGACAGCGAGGAACAAAAATTCGCTAAATAATATTGCGACAGCAGTTTTTAAAGTCATGATACCACAATGGTTGGTATTAAATACAGAATACAAAAGATTTAATATGTTCTCTCAGGCGGAAATAAATACAATAACAAGTAAAATATCTGATGTAAATAAGAACATTCCGCAAATAATAAACGAGATCCTATTTAAAGAAAAGCCTGTACTTAAGAATTCAGGCAATATACTAGCATCCTTCTATACTTATTTAAACAAAAGTCTCCCAATACGAATAGTATATAACAAAGCAAAAGATATTCTTCCAGGTGCTAAAAAGAGACAAATACAATATACAAATGAAAATTTGTCAAGTCTAACATTAGACTACTTAATTGAATCTATTTTAATAAAATCAAAAGCAGTTGGAATGGATGAATTGTCTCTTGCCAAACTTTATACATTGACAGAGTTCCTAAAAAAGGAGTATGATAAGCTGGGTTTGGGAGAAGGCTCAAGTGAATATCACAATTTCCACCACTCACTTGAGGTCGCTTATATGAGCCTAAATATGTTACCAAAGGAAATACATGGATATACACTCACCAGTAAAGATTTTGAAGTGGTGGTGGTGGCAGCTTTGCTACATGATTACGATCCTGTAATTGGCACCTCTCATTATGAATTAAAATATTCGCGAGTACCTACAGTACCAAGCACCATAGTGGAATTAAAGAGAAGGAGAATTCATGACGCATATTTTATGATGACAAATGATGAATTCATTAGGTTCTTTAGAAAATATGAATCGCCATTGTTGCCCGCAAAGGAATTTGCAACTACACATCCAGAAATGCTAAGGGACAGAAAAGTTAATGTCGAAAGCAAAATAGTTGAAGCTTTAATCTGGAGAACAGATTATCCATTTAACGAGAATGCGTATAACAACTTTAATCAGCTGTTAAAGGAAATAGATAACGGAGAGATTTCTGTAGAAAAGATCAACCTGATCGCAGAAATCCTTTCACTTTCAGATTTATCGGTAACATATCTAAGTTCGGACCCTCTCCTAGCCTGGAACAGAGTAGTTAAACTATATGAAGAATTAGATTTTCCAATCGTTGAGGCCGTTTCAAGAACTGATAGATTTTTATCCTTATTTTCAGAAGGCTCATTATTTAAAGAAATTATAACAAGAAAGAATTTTCCAGATGTCTTTAGGCAAAAATGGGATAACGTATACCAATTCTTTCATGAAGGTAACCCTGCTAATAAAATAAATAATCTAATTCTAGAAGCTAAAACAAAGTATGAAAAAATAAACATGGACGTAAAGACAAGTAATTGTGATTTTTTAATAAATAACGCTCTAAAGAAAAGGAATGAATATTTTATTGGAATTGTAAAAGACAAACTAGAAATAATCAATACACAAACAAAACTATCCGGCATTCAAGTCAATAACTTAGAAATTTTACCCGGTAACAGCGAAAATATCCTCCCATTTATAAAAGATAAATCTGTGGATAATTTCATAGTTACTATCTTTTATGATAAATCCAGAAAGACTGCCAATAAGGAAAGAATTTTAAAGAATTTACTTCATTCTTATAGTTCAAAACTAAATCAAGGGGGGACAATACAGATCGTCGTAGATGACAATACAGATTTTGAAAATATAATTGCCCTCATACCAGACCATGACTACAAGATACTTGAGTCAAGTGATATGATTTTGCCTGATGCAGGTAGTTCGGCTAATCCTAGCGATATAAAACGACGCATCAGAGTAATAACCATTCAAAATTTACACCAAAACAACAATGACAACTAG
- a CDS encoding chromosome segregation SMC family protein → MVYIKKLDVFGFKSFGSKNISLNFQKGLIAVTGPNGSGKSNILDAIIFALGENSPKALRVDKFQSLFHDTDAGNNPHKVVKVSVTFDNEDRGIPIDDNLVTITREMLGGNTGESQYYLNKKKVSRNNILELMEIVVASPNKLNIVQQGMITRISELNSEDRRKIIEDIIGLSYFDEKKDQAYKQLEESDRRLEIALAKMGEVRNRIDELEEERNYQHRYSQIESEINRLKAIKLSGSINNLTKKITEFREEQKNKEEKNMEISKKLDELSSQIENTNTDKEQFLIQANSSTNEKIMHEKRLSAANFEYQKTRTALREAEYHFNQLTQNEKSNKIEQETHQKRITELQLQLKKIEPEIQSLGEAQITLRNSLEAKNKQFNEIKKTNSDEINQKNFLTNRINKLIPIKGKIEINIARIEENIKNYSGKIKENDSQIHQILVKNNGIEEAVSSSRSKINLMDKELEAFRNEKERIEEKFLKMNRETNTSKMVIENAEKVIIKYDEKIKLAKNSLTEDYAIATLSKDFESLGVIGYVFNLLVWNEKYQKAVIASGNEWMKAIVVKDIKSMITLAEFSKSKGISFLKIIPQELLLVDKIRSVEDNPSVLGVLSDFVSSKIPYLSEFLFGNIVLTKNPLTAYLLSKKGFKAVSITGEIFFPDLSLMQFDYGSKIADITKDLLLSDSIENLKINMEKLRELTKLRVVESNDLNELRIAKSKELDTFDLERSNIIKKIEEAENMLSTNYKNLNRLYALNAEHSSFLDNLFVDLIYFEKRFKIIVNTNERISLVIKKIEERIDLKGIEKIEEEKNAIIVEMESLNSKLNQLKLTESMTANNLESIARLYNRAKEAYENLEFEKIEKKKFLEKAISEGERIESEMKILREKEDEIIQTSSLTYTKLQEYENTNKRLSEQERRTSRELNQLDKDLGFLRKDIIDLENQFLNQNNELARLGHKSILESFDVDILYRELKEEFESIKDQVNFRADETYLEIIEGYRGLSDKRNQLEEERNSIVGFIEKIAKEKENQFTDAFRKVDEDIRKTFADITGGNAWLELENPDNIFSGGILLMVQFPNKPARESTSLSGGEKTMAAIVFLLALQSLKPSPFYLMDEVDAHLDAQNTDRLSKILLLRSINNQIIMVTLKDSTVAKSDLIFGVYPKNGISQVVKYNHPSKVKVEVQ, encoded by the coding sequence TTGGTTTATATTAAAAAATTAGATGTTTTTGGATTTAAATCATTTGGTTCAAAGAATATTTCTTTAAATTTTCAGAAGGGATTAATTGCGGTGACCGGTCCAAATGGGTCTGGGAAGAGCAATATCCTTGATGCAATTATATTTGCTTTGGGAGAGAATAGCCCAAAAGCTCTCCGAGTAGACAAGTTTCAGTCATTATTTCATGATACTGATGCTGGTAATAATCCTCATAAAGTAGTAAAAGTCAGTGTAACATTCGACAATGAAGATAGAGGAATTCCAATAGATGACAATCTTGTTACCATTACAAGAGAAATGTTGGGAGGCAATACAGGAGAAAGTCAGTACTATCTGAATAAGAAAAAAGTCTCAAGGAATAACATTTTAGAACTGATGGAAATTGTTGTAGCATCACCAAATAAGCTCAACATTGTTCAGCAGGGAATGATCACAAGGATTTCTGAACTCAATTCAGAAGATAGAAGAAAAATCATAGAAGATATTATAGGGTTATCATATTTTGATGAAAAAAAGGATCAAGCCTATAAGCAATTGGAGGAATCAGACAGAAGGTTAGAAATAGCTTTAGCTAAAATGGGTGAAGTTAGAAATAGGATCGATGAGTTAGAAGAGGAACGAAACTATCAGCATAGATATTCTCAAATAGAATCAGAAATCAACAGGTTAAAGGCTATTAAATTATCAGGCAGTATCAATAATCTAACGAAGAAAATTACAGAATTTAGAGAAGAGCAAAAAAACAAGGAGGAGAAAAATATGGAAATTTCAAAAAAATTGGATGAATTAAGCTCTCAAATTGAAAATACCAATACAGACAAAGAACAGTTCCTTATTCAAGCAAACTCCTCCACCAATGAGAAAATAATGCACGAAAAGAGGCTATCAGCAGCAAATTTTGAATATCAAAAGACAAGAACCGCACTTAGGGAGGCAGAATATCATTTTAATCAGCTAACGCAGAATGAAAAATCAAACAAGATTGAACAGGAAACACATCAAAAGAGAATTACTGAACTTCAGCTCCAACTAAAAAAAATCGAACCAGAAATCCAATCTTTGGGTGAGGCTCAAATTACCCTAAGAAATTCACTAGAGGCAAAAAATAAGCAATTTAATGAAATCAAGAAAACAAATTCAGACGAAATAAACCAAAAAAACTTTTTGACAAATAGAATAAATAAGTTGATACCTATAAAAGGTAAAATTGAAATAAACATTGCTAGGATAGAAGAGAACATTAAAAACTATTCGGGAAAGATAAAAGAGAACGATTCACAAATACATCAAATACTTGTAAAAAATAATGGAATTGAAGAGGCGGTAAGTAGTTCGAGATCAAAGATTAATCTCATGGACAAGGAACTAGAGGCATTCAGGAATGAAAAGGAAAGAATTGAAGAAAAATTTCTAAAAATGAACAGAGAAACAAATACATCTAAGATGGTTATAGAGAATGCAGAAAAAGTAATCATAAAATATGATGAGAAGATCAAACTGGCCAAAAATAGTTTGACAGAAGACTATGCAATTGCAACTTTATCAAAAGATTTTGAGAGTCTAGGCGTAATAGGATATGTATTTAATTTATTAGTATGGAACGAAAAATATCAAAAGGCCGTAATAGCATCAGGGAACGAATGGATGAAAGCAATAGTAGTCAAAGACATCAAAAGTATGATTACACTTGCTGAATTTTCCAAAAGTAAGGGAATAAGTTTTCTAAAAATTATCCCACAAGAATTGCTTTTAGTAGATAAGATAAGAAGCGTAGAAGATAACCCGTCGGTTCTAGGAGTTCTTTCAGACTTTGTATCTAGCAAAATACCATACCTATCAGAATTCTTGTTTGGAAATATAGTACTCACAAAGAATCCTTTGACTGCATATTTACTATCTAAAAAAGGATTTAAAGCAGTATCAATAACTGGAGAAATCTTTTTCCCGGATTTATCTCTGATGCAGTTTGATTATGGTTCAAAGATTGCAGATATTACAAAGGATTTGCTACTTTCTGATTCTATTGAAAATCTAAAAATCAATATGGAAAAGTTAAGAGAATTAACCAAACTAAGAGTTGTAGAATCAAATGATCTCAATGAATTAAGAATTGCCAAATCAAAAGAACTTGATACTTTTGATCTTGAAAGATCAAATATCATAAAGAAAATAGAGGAGGCAGAGAACATGTTATCAACAAATTACAAGAATTTGAATCGACTTTATGCTCTAAATGCAGAACACAGTTCATTTCTTGACAACCTTTTCGTTGATTTAATATACTTTGAAAAGAGATTCAAAATCATAGTAAATACCAATGAAAGAATTAGCTTGGTAATAAAAAAAATAGAAGAAAGAATAGATCTTAAAGGTATAGAGAAGATAGAGGAGGAAAAAAATGCCATCATTGTTGAAATGGAATCACTTAACAGCAAACTAAATCAACTGAAATTGACAGAGTCTATGACTGCAAACAATTTGGAAAGTATTGCACGTTTATACAACCGAGCTAAAGAGGCATATGAAAACCTAGAATTTGAGAAGATCGAGAAGAAAAAGTTCTTGGAAAAGGCAATATCAGAAGGCGAAAGAATTGAGTCGGAAATGAAAATTCTGAGAGAAAAAGAGGACGAAATAATACAAACATCGAGTTTAACGTATACAAAATTGCAAGAGTATGAAAATACAAACAAAAGACTGAGTGAGCAAGAGAGAAGAACTAGTCGAGAATTAAATCAATTAGATAAAGATCTGGGATTCCTAAGGAAAGATATCATAGATTTAGAAAATCAATTTTTGAATCAGAACAATGAGCTTGCGAGATTGGGTCACAAATCAATATTAGAAAGTTTTGATGTAGATATACTTTATCGTGAATTAAAAGAAGAATTCGAGAGTATCAAAGATCAAGTTAATTTCAGAGCAGATGAAACATATTTGGAAATAATAGAAGGATATAGAGGTCTATCCGATAAAAGAAATCAACTCGAAGAGGAGAGGAATTCGATCGTAGGTTTCATAGAGAAGATAGCAAAGGAAAAAGAAAATCAATTCACAGATGCTTTTAGAAAGGTTGATGAAGATATCAGAAAAACGTTTGCAGATATTACTGGAGGTAACGCTTGGTTAGAACTAGAAAATCCGGATAATATTTTTTCGGGTGGGATCCTATTAATGGTACAATTTCCTAACAAACCCGCAAGAGAATCTACATCCCTATCCGGTGGTGAGAAAACAATGGCAGCTATAGTATTTCTTCTAGCCCTCCAATCCCTTAAACCATCTCCTTTTTACTTAATGGACGAAGTGGATGCTCACCTCGATGCTCAAAATACTGACAGATTATCAAAAATACTATTACTCAGATCCATAAATAACCAGATAATAATGGTAACCCTTAAAGATTCTACAGTTGCTAAATCAGATCTAATTTTTGGAGTTTATCCAAAGAATGGAATATCTCAGGTGGTAAAATATAATCATCCTAGCAAAGTAAAAGTGGAAGTACAGTGA
- a CDS encoding ABC transporter ATP-binding protein, with protein sequence MTPLLLLQNVTKSFPIHRNLFNIFSKSSHIRKVIDNISLEVGAGEVMVLAGESGSGKTTLAKLIMGSLTPDNGTIYFEGNDVQNLKKKKKFYSLIQMIHQDPYSSLNPYLKVKDIVMEPLKIHDKELSKEEKLEKVRIALRRTKLEPVDEFLDKYPTMLSGGQRQRVSIARAIVKIPKLIIADEPVSMLDISVRAEILSLLDDLRKSLNISFIYITHDLATSRFIGDKIGIMFAGNIVEYGDIDEVLHNPLHPYTWMLLDAVTFTSKESKFYKTHTGPNISALPSKGCKFYNRCKLSFDDCTHDIQQFHINKEHSVSCFYYKNIVTNADLN encoded by the coding sequence ATGACCCCTTTACTTTTGCTTCAGAATGTAACCAAGAGCTTCCCTATTCATAGGAATTTATTCAACATTTTTTCAAAGTCGAGTCACATTCGAAAAGTAATAGATAATATCTCATTAGAGGTGGGTGCGGGAGAAGTAATGGTTTTAGCCGGTGAATCCGGATCCGGAAAAACAACTTTGGCTAAACTCATAATGGGTTCACTTACACCTGATAATGGTACGATTTACTTTGAAGGAAATGACGTCCAAAATTTGAAAAAGAAAAAAAAGTTTTATTCATTGATACAAATGATTCATCAAGATCCTTATAGTTCGCTTAACCCTTATCTCAAAGTCAAAGATATAGTTATGGAGCCGCTAAAAATTCATGATAAAGAATTAAGTAAAGAAGAAAAATTAGAAAAAGTACGAATCGCTTTACGTAGAACTAAACTCGAACCAGTAGATGAATTTTTAGACAAATATCCAACAATGCTCTCAGGGGGACAAAGACAGCGTGTTTCTATAGCACGGGCCATTGTAAAAATCCCAAAGTTAATAATTGCTGATGAACCAGTTTCTATGCTGGATATTTCTGTTAGAGCAGAAATTTTATCATTGCTAGATGATTTGAGGAAATCTCTGAATATTTCTTTTATATATATTACTCACGATCTCGCTACTTCTAGATTTATCGGTGACAAGATAGGAATTATGTTTGCAGGAAATATTGTAGAATATGGGGATATTGATGAGGTGTTACACAACCCGCTTCATCCATATACTTGGATGTTACTTGACGCCGTTACATTTACTTCTAAAGAATCCAAATTCTACAAAACTCATACCGGTCCAAATATCTCTGCTTTGCCATCAAAAGGCTGCAAATTTTACAACCGTTGTAAGCTATCTTTTGATGATTGTACCCATGATATTCAACAATTCCATATTAATAAGGAACATTCTGTTTCGTGTTTTTATTACAAAAATATCGTTACTAATGCTGATCTAAACTAG
- a CDS encoding ArsR/SmtB family transcription factor, with protein MNKTSIHERPLVTIMMNENIAKGLSDPHRLKILDLLYHRNLSTRNLFDLLKKAKYDIAMTTLRHHISILKKNGLISIQRKEEVKGILVKYYKSNVKMLVYENYPFVTFARDNKEIINSLYPKFYKVMKKIITNEKDLISVILSDVKSRCKICRTYHYAEFLLFMVLNMVIAKVLRKLLKTVLSSPTP; from the coding sequence ATGAACAAAACATCAATTCATGAGAGACCATTAGTTACAATTATGATGAACGAAAATATTGCTAAAGGTCTAAGCGATCCTCATAGGCTAAAAATTTTAGATCTTCTTTACCATAGAAATCTCTCAACTAGGAATCTGTTTGATTTGTTAAAAAAAGCAAAGTATGACATAGCCATGACTACATTGAGACATCATATATCAATACTGAAGAAAAATGGTTTGATAAGCATTCAAAGAAAGGAAGAGGTTAAAGGGATATTGGTAAAGTACTACAAGTCTAATGTAAAGATGTTAGTTTATGAAAATTATCCCTTTGTGACATTTGCACGAGATAATAAGGAAATAATCAATTCATTATATCCAAAATTCTATAAAGTCATGAAAAAAATTATTACAAATGAAAAAGACTTGATATCTGTTATTTTATCTGATGTTAAATCAAGATGTAAAATATGTAGAACTTATCACTATGCGGAATTTTTGCTTTTTATGGTTTTAAACATGGTTATAGCAAAAGTATTGCGAAAATTACTCAAGACGGTTCTGTCTTCCCCAACGCCTTAA
- a CDS encoding HIT family protein gives MMNPNQCVFCEIIKGNIKSRKIHETEHSIAILDAFPLKKGHSLLISKTHRPKIQDLSSIEISDIFSALHFLTEKIEKAMDGSSSLISIHNGKDAGQEIPHFHVHIIPASESNKNMSIHSLFDKKDIPADELDEYWRKISKLTESV, from the coding sequence ATGATGAATCCAAACCAGTGTGTATTTTGTGAAATTATAAAAGGTAACATAAAATCTAGAAAAATACATGAAACGGAACATTCAATTGCTATTTTAGACGCATTTCCTTTAAAAAAGGGTCATTCGCTTTTGATTTCTAAAACTCACAGACCTAAAATTCAGGATCTGAGCAGTATAGAAATCAGCGATATTTTTAGTGCATTACATTTTTTGACTGAAAAAATTGAAAAAGCGATGGATGGTAGTTCATCACTAATAAGTATCCATAATGGAAAGGACGCAGGACAAGAAATTCCTCATTTCCATGTACACATTATTCCAGCTTCTGAATCAAACAAAAATATGTCAATTCATTCATTATTTGACAAAAAAGATATACCGGCAGATGAGCTTGATGAATACTGGAGAAAAATATCAAAATTGACAGAGTCGGTCTAA
- a CDS encoding HAD family hydrolase, with translation MNPFIFFDLGQTLIDEWSFVGYFDNLLFKTLNDYGARVDQRNYIALRNNLILDRKFGSSGFLELVSLMSKLTLPIGYASTINDILKEDLLRNKRELIKLFDEVPKIIPLLSKKYSLGIISNNSSGSANLLRRHDLDKYFEVVCLSENIGFKKPDHKIFQKALADANLDINNCVMVGDRLDIDIMPANELGMKTIRTLNSLYKIQRVKNEKETPLFTINSLTELPEILLYIG, from the coding sequence GTGAATCCATTCATCTTTTTTGATTTAGGACAAACATTAATTGATGAATGGAGTTTTGTGGGCTATTTTGACAACCTATTATTTAAGACTCTCAACGACTACGGTGCAAGAGTCGATCAGAGAAACTATATTGCATTGAGAAATAATCTAATTCTAGATAGAAAGTTCGGATCTTCTGGATTTTTGGAGTTAGTCTCTCTGATGTCTAAACTAACTCTTCCAATAGGATACGCATCCACGATTAATGATATTTTGAAGGAAGATTTGCTACGTAATAAGCGAGAGTTAATCAAATTGTTCGACGAAGTTCCTAAAATAATTCCACTGTTATCTAAAAAATACTCTCTGGGTATTATAAGCAATAATTCATCAGGTTCTGCAAACCTGCTGAGAAGACACGATCTTGACAAATATTTTGAGGTGGTGTGTTTGTCTGAAAACATCGGTTTTAAAAAACCGGATCATAAAATATTTCAAAAGGCACTTGCTGATGCAAATTTAGATATTAATAACTGCGTAATGGTCGGAGACAGGTTGGACATAGATATAATGCCAGCCAATGAACTTGGGATGAAAACTATTCGTACTCTGAATTCGTTGTATAAAATTCAAAGAGTTAAAAATGAGAAAGAAACACCATTATTTACAATAAATTCTTTGACAGAATTACCTGAAATATTATTATACATTGGTTAG
- a CDS encoding methane monooxygenase/ammonia monooxygenase subunit C — MAQMPALIPKEVEIQRLKKIYLMVIMLGSIAASVEVDNFVDGSLHQTAIRDSAFTPAHWWLYSHFIALPLGWGFVAMYDRRVPVLRGPNNSMNTGLKITIIGYLATMFTIGINEMWHFWFVEEIFSVPNHWMFNMGVVVAFMGALAYVVRVYARLVELGAETPARNPYVAEMYKLALEGKLYSRSVP; from the coding sequence ATGGCACAAATGCCAGCGTTAATTCCAAAAGAAGTTGAAATTCAAAGGCTAAAAAAGATCTATTTAATGGTCATCATGCTAGGATCTATTGCTGCATCAGTCGAAGTAGATAACTTTGTTGATGGATCTCTACACCAAACAGCAATTAGAGATAGTGCATTTACACCAGCTCACTGGTGGTTGTACAGTCACTTTATTGCATTACCATTAGGTTGGGGATTTGTTGCAATGTATGACAGAAGAGTTCCAGTACTAAGAGGACCAAACAATTCAATGAATACAGGTCTAAAGATCACCATTATCGGTTACTTGGCTACAATGTTTACCATAGGTATCAATGAAATGTGGCACTTTTGGTTTGTTGAAGAGATATTCTCAGTACCAAACCACTGGATGTTTAACATGGGTGTAGTAGTAGCATTTATGGGTGCTTTGGCCTATGTAGTTAGGGTATATGCACGTTTGGTGGAACTGGGCGCGGAAACTCCTGCAAGAAACCCATACGTAGCAGAAATGTACAAACTAGCATTAGAAGGAAAGCTCTACAGCAGATCAGTTCCTTAA
- a CDS encoding deoxycytidylate deaminase, whose amino-acid sequence MKDSSTTGFDRPDWDTYFMIQAFLAKLRANCLTRQIGAVIVKNYRQISTGYNGTPSGFTNCYEGGCKRCSDREKGIIKSGEGLERCICVHAEANAIMQCVMFGNAGSTKNATLYSTLSPCIECSKMAITVGIDRVVILTRYAEDGTDILKQAGVKILEMDPSKLEPWIEKLF is encoded by the coding sequence ATGAAGGACTCATCCACAACAGGTTTTGATAGGCCCGATTGGGATACATACTTTATGATACAAGCCTTTTTAGCCAAACTCAGAGCAAATTGCCTTACAAGACAAATTGGGGCAGTCATAGTTAAGAATTATAGGCAAATATCAACCGGTTACAATGGTACTCCTTCAGGTTTTACTAATTGCTATGAAGGCGGGTGCAAAAGATGCTCCGATAGAGAAAAAGGCATAATTAAATCAGGAGAAGGTCTTGAGCGATGCATATGTGTACATGCTGAGGCTAATGCAATAATGCAGTGTGTTATGTTTGGAAATGCTGGAAGTACGAAAAATGCTACTTTGTATTCTACTCTTTCACCATGCATAGAATGTAGTAAAATGGCTATTACTGTTGGAATCGATAGAGTGGTTATTTTAACTCGGTATGCTGAAGATGGCACAGATATACTAAAACAGGCTGGGGTGAAAATCTTGGAAATGGATCCGTCTAAATTAGAACCTTGGATTGAGAAACTGTTCTAA
- a CDS encoding DUF5679 domain-containing protein, whose amino-acid sequence MEGYCVKCKAKREMKDEKQVTMKNGRPATQGICSVCNTKMFKIGGTKK is encoded by the coding sequence ATGGAAGGATATTGTGTAAAGTGCAAAGCAAAAAGAGAAATGAAAGATGAAAAACAGGTAACAATGAAAAACGGGAGACCTGCCACCCAGGGTATATGTAGCGTATGTAATACGAAAATGTTCAAAATAGGAGGAACTAAAAAATAA